From the genome of Methanofollis sp. UBA420:
CTTTACATGCGGCAAAGTGATCTCCTCTACCTGGGTGGAGTTCAAAAAGCGGCGGGATGCAGGCGAGGATCCCAAAAAGATCCTCGACGATCTCGGTTTAGAACGCTACTGCTGCAGACGGATGCTGCTCACACACAAGGAGATTGTGGACGACATCAACCCGTACCAGTGAGGGGTCGTGGGGTAGCCTGGACTATCCTAGGGCGTTCGGGACGCTCTGACCTGAGTTCGAATCTCAGCGACCCCATTATCTATTATGTGTTTTGAGGATGCATCATGGACCAATATACTCGCTATGAGAAAGCACGGATCGTAGGAGCCCGCGCGCTCCAGATCTCGATGGGTGCCCCGGTCCTGATCCAGACGAGCAATGTTGATCCCCTCAACATCGCACTTGAAGAATTCGAGGACGATCGGATCCCCATTACGGTAAAGAAAAAGGCGTGATCTGATGACCGATATTGAACAGATCGTACTGAGGACTATTCTGGACAGCAGAGGGAACCCGACCGTCGAGGCAGAGATCTATACCTGTTGCGGCTTCGGCCGGGCAGCCGCACCGAGCGGCGCATCCACCGGGACGTGGGAAGCAAAGGTCAGATCACCGCGCGAGGCGGTTCCCGCCGCACGCGAACACCTCATCCCCACACTCGTCGGGCTCGACGCCGCGGATCAGGCAGGTTTTGACAGGACCCTTCACGAAGCCGATGGAACAGTGGACTTTTCGAACATCGGCGCAAAC
Proteins encoded in this window:
- a CDS encoding DNA-directed RNA polymerase subunit N, producing the protein MIPVRCFTCGKVISSTWVEFKKRRDAGEDPKKILDDLGLERYCCRRMLLTHKEIVDDINPYQ
- a CDS encoding DNA-directed RNA polymerase subunit K, with translation MDQYTRYEKARIVGARALQISMGAPVLIQTSNVDPLNIALEEFEDDRIPITVKKKA